GGTTGGGTGCGCGTCCCGATTCCCTCCGGTCTCTATGTCCGCGAGGCCAAACTTGACGGCAAGCTACTTTCCCTGGTATCCGGCGGAGGGGAAAAAGGCGCCGGCCCCTTGTCTGTGATTCTGCCACGCCCGGGCCGCTATATGCTTATTCTTGACGTGGCGGTTCCGGTCGCATCCAATGCCGGCAATGAAAGCATAGCTCTTCCCAGCACCATGTCCGGCGTCACACGGGCATTGGTGCAGCTCTCGCGCCAGGGAATGGACGTCAAGCTGAGCGGCGGCGTGCTGGTTGAGGCGTCCGAGTCGGCGACGGAAAGCAGGTGGCTCGCATACGGGAACGGAATTCAGCCGCTCACGTTTGCCTGGCGCCGGAAGACCGACGATCACCGCAACAGCCAACCCTTGCGCATGCGCGGATCTCTCACAGAGGTGGTGGGTCTCGGCGAAGACTCGACGTCGGTCAACGCTGAGGTGAATGTGGAAATCATCCAGGGTGCCACAGCCGAAATCAGGGTGACGATTCCGGAGAAGGTCGACATCAACCAGGTCTCCGGGGCGATGGTTGCGGACTGGGAAATGAAGGGGAGCGAACTCGCCATTACCTTCCTCGAACCCGTCGAGCAAAACGCCCGTTTTGTTGTTAACGGCGAAACCCGCAGCCCGCGTGACGGCCAAATCGAGATTCCGATCCTCCGGCTGGCAAATACCGAACGGGAAACGGGCGGAATCGCAGTCGAAGTCCTGGGCGCCGGCGAAATCAAGGATAGAAGGTTGCAGGGTCTTGAAAACGCCGATGCCTCCGACCTGGGTGAGATGGTATCCAGCCGCCAGTCTCCTTCGCTCCTTGCGTTCCGTTTTCGCAGCGTCGATCCGAAAGCAGGGAGGATGCTCAACATAAATGTAGTCCGGTATGCCCAGCAGGCTGTGCTGATGGCCAATGTCGAAGAAGCCCGCTATGAAGTTCTCATGACGAACGAGGGCAAGACACTGGTGCAAGGCCGGTTCGCGGTACGCAACAACCAAAGGAACTTCCTCAAGATCACACTGCCGGCGGGTGCGCGGCTGTGGAGCGCCACCTTGTCTGGAACGGCGGTCCGGCCGGGCCAGGCATCGGATGGAGGCCTGCTGCTCCCCCTCGAAAAGGCGCGCGGCGGCGAGGAGGCGTCCGGCTTTGCCGTTGAGATCTTGTATGTCTGGGCAGGCAAGCCATGGGACGAAAGAGGCAAGGTCCTTGTCCCTCTGCCGAAACTGGATCTGCCGGTTTCGCGGACTGGACTGCGATTGCAGTATCCGCCCCTGTTCAGAATATCGACTGAACCCGGATCGTTCCATGCCGAATCCTATGTGGATCCCTCTTCCTCGGTTCTGGCAAAAAAGCTGGAGCGCTCTTCGTTACCGGAAAGCAAACCGCCGTCTCAGCTGGCGCCCGACGCAAGAAACGATGCCATGCAAGCCCTGGTGGATCGTTTTAAGATTGAAGCTCAAACCGGCAGGGGCGCAGGCATTCTTCCGATCAAAATCTCTTTTCCTGTTGTCGGCTCATCCATTTTCCTGATGTCCGAACTGACAGGTGAAAACCAGACGCCCACCGTGGAATTGAGCTATCAGCGGACCGGCAAGAAGGGAGGGATGAAATGAAAAGCAGCACGCTCTCAATCGTTCTGGTCGCAACTGTTACCATGTCCGCCGCCATTCTCGCACAGGAGAAAACCGCTCCCCCGATCCCGCCTGCGGGCAATGTCACGATGCCTCTGGACGAGTTCAATCGACTGGTGGAGCTGGCCGGCAAACCTCCCACTAAGCCCAATCCGCCCCCCATCCGGCATGCGATCAAACGCGCTGAATTGCAACTGCGGGCGACCAACGAACTGGTACGCGGAACGGTTCAGCTTGAAGGCGAAATCTTCGAAAAGGGCACAGTCAAGGTGCCTCTGATAAGCGGAATGACCATCATGGATGCGCGTCTCGAAACAAGAGCCTTGCCTCTTCAACAACAAGGGGGAACTCAGTTTGCCGTGCTCGCCGGCCCCGGCGAATTTTCCGTGGCGCTGGAGGCGGCGCTGGCAATGACCATCGAGGCTGGGCGCGCATCGTTCGTCTTGCCCGTGCCTTCTGCAGGAACGGCACACCTCGTACTGGAAATCCCCGGCGACCACACCAACGTAAGGATCAATCCCGGGCTGATTACCAACCGAACATCGAACAACAACCGGACGGTCGTGGACGCAACCCTCGTACCGGGGCAGCCCGCAAGCATATGGTGGGCAACGCGGGAAATCGCGGCAGTCGCTGCTCCGCGGGAGATACGTTTTCTGTCCGATGTGAAGACTCTCGTTTCAGTGGGAGAAGCCGAAATCAGATTGGCGGCGCTGTCCGACATCACCGTTCTACAGGGCGAACCTTCCCAATTTGAGATCGAGGTGCCTGCAGGTTATGAAATCACGGGAGTCACAGGCGCCTCGCTGCAATCGAGTGAGACGAAATCAGGGTACCTGATCCTGAACGTAAACGGCACCGCGCGCCACCAGGTGCTAATTTCCATGGAAAAATCGATGGCCGGTTCCCAGGTCGAGGTCCCGATTATCAGCTTCAAAGGGACCCAGCGGGAAACCGGGGAAGTCCTGATCGAGGCCACCGGAACCATCGAACTCGACGCAAAGGAAGGTGGCGGTCTGCGGCGCATGGATCTGAAGGAAGTCAATGCCTTCCTGCGCTCACTCGCACGGAATCCCCTGCAAGGCGCGTTTCGGTATCACCGGCGGCCGAACGAAGTTCCGAGTCTGGCGCTCCAATGGAATCGCTTTCCGGACAGCAGCGTGCTGGCCGCCGTCGCAGAACGAGCCGAAGTCACTACGCTGGTGACATCCGAGGGGAAATCGCTCACGGAAATAAAGCTGAGACTGAAAAACCACGCCCAGCCGTTCTTGAAAGTCGCCTTGCCACCCGGGGCGGTGATCGTGTCCGCCGATGTCGGCGGCGAGAGCGTCAAGCCGGTCGAAGGTTCCGACGGCAGTCGCGTTCCCCTGCTGCGTACCGGGTTCCGCCCGGCCGATGCCTACGATGTCTCTTTCGTCTTCATGCACTCGGGCGCCCCGTTCGCCAAAAAGGGGGATGCGGAGCTGACCCTGCCTGGATTGGACGTGCCGAT
This genomic interval from Terriglobia bacterium contains the following:
- a CDS encoding carboxypeptidase-like regulatory domain-containing protein, with product MKSSTLSIVLVATVTMSAAILAQEKTAPPIPPAGNVTMPLDEFNRLVELAGKPPTKPNPPPIRHAIKRAELQLRATNELVRGTVQLEGEIFEKGTVKVPLISGMTIMDARLETRALPLQQQGGTQFAVLAGPGEFSVALEAALAMTIEAGRASFVLPVPSAGTAHLVLEIPGDHTNVRINPGLITNRTSNNNRTVVDATLVPGQPASIWWATREIAAVAAPREIRFLSDVKTLVSVGEAEIRLAALSDITVLQGEPSQFEIEVPAGYEITGVTGASLQSSETKSGYLILNVNGTARHQVLISMEKSMAGSQVEVPIISFKGTQRETGEVLIEATGTIELDAKEGGGLRRMDLKEVNAFLRSLARNPLQGAFRYHRRPNEVPSLALQWNRFPDSSVLAAVAERAEVTTLVTSEGKSLTEIKLRLKNHAQPFLKVALPPGAVIVSADVGGESVKPVEGSDGSRVPLLRTGFRPADAYDVSFVFMHSGAPFAKKGDAELTLPGLDVPISVLRWEVFLPGRYAVKDFGGNVLSAGLLIPDARLAAEDEAAAADARTSAIAGFYSGAMLPGQLGGTIVDPSGGVIPGATVNILHLDSGATTRTVTDEAGRWVASNLPSGRIRITADMPGFKNSVREIAYDASRPANYNIALQVGGTMETVTVTSANAAMESQRIANDLKKNAQQAVNVASANVTNLQRRVAGVLPVRVDVPRAGTSFRFVRPLVLDEETKVTFRYRGR